TATTTGGCGTCATAGGCGTAGTCGGCGTGGCCGGGGCGATAGGCCTGCGCGATCTCGCCATAATCCTTCGACCGCTGGTCGACATTCTCGATCATCAGGCTGATCGGCGTGCCCGTCGTCTTGCCCTCGAACACCCCCGACAGGATGCGCACCTGATCGGGTTCCTGTCGCTGCGTCGTGTGGCGCGACTGGCCGGGACGGCGCTTGTCGAGAAAAGGCTGGATGTCGGCTTCGGACAGCGACAGGCGCGGCGGACAGCCATCGACAACGGCGCCGAGCGCGGGGCCGTGGCTTTCCCCCCAAGTCGTGAAGCGAAGAACGCGTCCGAAGCTGTTGAAACTCATCGCCTTACCCCATCCGGCCAAATGCGGGCGCATAGTCCGCGCGTCCGCCTAGCGGCCAAGCCGCGTCCGAGTCCAGCATCATCGCCATGAAATGCGGCCCCGCGAAAGGCGAAGCGAAGCGCGCGGCGAGGTCCGTCGAATAGCCGAAGCGCGGATAATAGGCTTCGTGACCGAGAACGAAGCTGATCGTCACGCCTTGCGCGCGGAGCACCTCCAGCCCGGCGCGGATCAGCGCATCGCCGATGCCCTGCCGCTGGAAAGCCGGCGCAACCGAGACCGGCGCGAGCCCCGCCGCGGACAGGGCGGCACCGTCGGCATCGACATCCATGCGGCTGAACAACACATGCCCGATAATCGCGCCGCCGCTTTCGGCGACCAGCGAAACGAGCGTATCGCCGTCTTCGCCCACCATCCGCACGAGGTCCGCCTCCCCCTGATGACCGAATTCGGTCTCCGCGAAGGCCGCCCGGATCACCACATCGATCGCCTCGGCATCCTCCGCACGTGCGGGTCGGATGACGAGGCCGTCAGGCAAGCGCGATGTCCGGCGCGTCTTCCTGCTTCATGCCGACGGTGTGGTAACCCGCATCGACATGATGCGTCTCGCCGGTGACGCCCGCCGAAAGGTCGCTGAGCAGATAGAGCGCCGAGCCTCCCACGTCGTCGATCGTGACGTTGCGGCGCAGCGGCGCATTATGCTCGTTCCACTTCAGGATCAGGCGGAAATCTCCGATCCCCGATGCCGCCAGCGTCTTGATCGGACCGGCCGAGATCGCGTTCACGCGCACGCCCTGCGGGCCATAGTCGTTGGCGAGATATTTGACGCTGGTTTCGAGCGCCGATTTGGCGACGCCCATGACGTTGTAATGCGGGATCACCTTTTCGGCGCCATAATAGCTGAGGGTCAGCAGCGAGCCGCCGCCTTCGCCGGTTTCGGGATCGAGCGGCGTTATCATCGCCGCCGCGCGTTTTGCCACCGCGGTGAAGCTGTAGACGCTGATGTTCATCGTCATCAGAAAGTCTTCGAGCGTGACGTCGGCATAATGGCCGCGCAGCGCCTCCTTGTTCGTATAGCCGATCGCGTGGACGACGAAGTCGATCGTCGGCCAGCGCGCGGCCAGCGTGGCGAAGGCCGCGTCGAGATTGTCCATGTCGGCAACGTCGCAATCTATCAGGAAATCGCAGCCGAGCTGGTCGGCGAGCGGCTTCACCCGCTTTTCCATCACTTCGCCCTGATAGCTGATCGCGAGCTCGGCGCCCGCGCCGTGCAACGCCTTGGCAATGCCCCAGGCAAGCGATTTGTCGTTCGCGAGGCCCATTATCAGCCCGCGCTTGCCCTTCATCAGACCCGTCATTCTTCTTCTCCGGCCTTTTTGGCTTCAATAATGATGTCGTCGACGCGCCCAATAGCGTCGTGTCCCAAATCCTCAACCTCTACCAAAGCGGCGTTGAGTTCGGCGCCCATCACCATACCCAATCCGACGAGGTAGAAAAAGAACAGCGCGATCATCACCCCCGCAAGGCTGCCGTAGGTTGCGTCATAGCTGAGCAGGCTGGCGAGCAGCGGCGGCAGCGCCAGCGTCACGGCGATCCACCAGAGCGTCGTAAACAGCGCCCCGGGCCATTTCGGGCAATTCTTCAGGCGACGGTATTTGGACGGGGTGAGGCTGTAGAACAGCATGTAGATGGCGAGAAACAGGCCGAAACCCGACACGCCGCGCGAAATGAGGACGATCCCGACCGACTGGAAGCGTTCGGGAAGAACGCGCGTCACGAACTGTTCGACGCCGACGATCAGCACCTGCATGCTGAAAGAAAGCAGCATCAGTACGACTGCGCCGGTTATGATGCCGATCGAGAGCAGCCGGTAATGGAAGAAACCCTTGCTGAAGTGCGTGCCATAGGCGCGGCGGAGGATATCACGCACCGTCTCGATCAGGCTGCCCACCGTCCACAATGCGACGAGCGCGCCAAGCCAAAGGAAAATGCCGGTGCGCGCGGTCATAACCTCGCGGATCGGACCCGACAGCGCCTTAGCGACGCTGGGCGGCATCGTCGAGAACACCGCCTCGATCGCCGCCTCGCCGCCGCTGCTGCCACCGAAAATGCTGAGCGCCGCGGCGAGCAGGATGAAGAAGGGGAAGAGCGCGATCAGCGCCAAATAAGCGAGATTTCCCGCATGAATAAAGCCGTCGGTGTAGGTTCCGACGACGACGCGGCGCGCGACCCGGAAGATGCGGGTCCCGGGCCCGAGCGTTTCGCGGCCACGATGGATCAGCCCCTCGGCGCGCGCCCGCAATTTGACCCGTTTGGCGCGTTCGGCGCGGGCTTCGGGCGAATGCGGCGAATGGCCTTCGGCGAGAAATTCCTTGCCGACTTCCTCGGCAATCTCGCGCTCGAGCGCGGCGACGATCTTCTTTTCCGCCGGCTCAGCCACGCATCACACACCGAGTTCCGCGCGCACCGGTCGGGGGTCGGTCCATTCGCTGACCAGCTTGACCAACGCGGCGTCGTCGGCGGGCAGGTCGACCATCAACCGCACGAGTTGATCGCCGCGTCCGCCGCTCTTCTGGCTGAAACCCTTGCCCTTGAGGCGCATCACCTTGCCCGAAGTCGATCCCGCGGGAATCGACAGCATCACCGGGCCGTCGACCGTCGGCACCTTGACCTTCGCACCATTGACCGCCTCGCCCAATGTCACTGGCAGGTCGAGACGGATATTGGCGCCCTCGCGCACGAAGAAGGGATGATCCTTGACGGTGATCGTGACGATGCCGTCGCCGTTGCCGCCGGGGCCCGGCTGCCCCTTGCCGGCGAGGCGCATCTGCGTGCCGGTTTCGACGCCGGCGGGCAATTTGAGGTCGATCGTACCGCCGTCGGCGAGCGTGATCCGCTGCGGCGCCTGCGTCGCGGCATCGATGAAGGATACCGACAGGCGATAGGCGACATTGGCGCCCTTCGGCGGCGCCGCGCCGCGACCGCCGAAACCGCCGAACGGGCCGCCGCCGCCGCCACCGCCGCGACCACCGAACAAGCCCTCGAAGATGTCGCCGAAGTCGGCGCCGTCATTGCCGAATCCGCCGAAACCACCCTGCTGGCCGCGCGGATCGCCGCGGAAACCGCCGCCTCCGCCATAGCCGAACGGCATCGCCGGATTGCCATCGGCATCGATTTCGCCGCGATCGAACTGCGCGCGTTTGGTCTTGTCGGAAAGCAGGTCGTAGGCCCGGGTGACGTCCGAAAACTTTTCCGACGCCTTGGGATTGTCCTTGTTCTTGTCGGGGTGCAATTCCTTGGCGAGCTTGCGATAGGCGGATTTGATCTCCGCTTCGCTGGCGCTCTTCGCAACGCCGAGGGTGGAATAGGGGTCTGCCATATGTCTTCTGTAGCCCGATAAGTGTTTGGCCGGGAAGGCCCGATTGCGCGCGCCATGTGGGAACATCGCAGCAGAGGGTCAAGTTCCCGCCGATGATCGCGCTTTCACTAGATCAAGGGGCACGATAGAAGCGCCCGCATGACGACCGATCCTTTCGCCCTGTTCGACAACTGGTACGCCGAAGCCCGCGCGAGCGAGCCCAACGACGCAAACGCGATGGCGCTCGCGACGACGACCGCCGACGGACGCCCGTCGCTGCGCATGGTGCTGCTGAAAGGTCATGGCCCCGACGGGTTCGTCTTCTACACCAATCTCGACAGCCGCAAGGGCGGCGAGCTTGCGGCGAACCCGCATGTCGCGCTGCTCTTTCACTGGAAGTCGCTGCGTCGCCAGATCCGCATAGAGGGGCCGGTCGGGCCGGTCGACGATGCCACCGCCGACGCCTATTTCGCGACGCGCGGCCGCGATTCGCAGCTTGGCGCCTGGGCGAGCGACCAGTCGCGCCCGCTCGACAACCGCGAGACATTCGAGGCTCGCTTTGCGGACATGGAAGCGCGCTTCGCGGGACAGGACGTCCCGCGCCCGCCGCGCTGGTCGGGCTGGCGCGTCACGCCGGAACGCATCGAATTTTGGCAGGACCGCGCGCACCGTCTGCACGAACGCACGCTGTTCGTGCGCGAGGGCACGGGCTGGACGAAAGGAATGCTATACCCATGAGCGCATCACGGCCCCTGCCCATCACCCGGGTCGACGCCTTCGCCGACCGCCCCTTCGCCGGCAATCCCGCCGCGGTGATGCCGCTCGACGAATGGCTGGACGACGCCGTGCTGCAGGCGATCGCCGCCGAGAATAATCTCGCCGAGACCGCCTTCCTGATTCCCGACGAAAGCGGGGACGCCGATTATGAACTGCGCTGGTTTACGCCGGGCGTGGAGGTCGCGCTGTGCGGTCATGCAACGCTCGCGAGCGGGCATGTGCTGCTGTCGGCCGCGCCTTGGCGGAACGAGATGGTATTTCGCACGCGCAAGGCCGGCTTGCTGCGCGTCGCGCGCAACGGCGAAGACGAAGGCTATAAAATGGCCCTGCCCGCCTATCCGCCGGCGCCGAAGGCGATGCCCGACATCGTGCGGGCAATGGGCGGCGACGTCCTTGAGACGCTATGGCACGACGGCGGTTACGCACTGATCGTCTATCCCAATGCCGCCAGCGTCCGCGCGCTCGAACCCGACCTCCGCGCGCTGAAGGCGGGCGGCGACATCCTCTATATCGCGACGGCGCCGGGCACGGGCGACGCGTCGGGCGCCGTCGTGGTCAGCCGGGCCTTTGCGCCGGGCGCGGGAATCGACGAGGACCCGGTCACCGGGTCGGCACACAGCGTGTTGACCCCCTATTGGTCGACGCGGCTGCGCCGCGACAGCTTCGCAGCCTATCAGGCGAGCGCTCGCGGCGGGCATGTCGGCTGCCGGATGGATGGCGAGCAGGTCGAGTTGACGGGGAATTGCGTCACAACTCTGGTTGGCGACTTTCTCCTGTAAGCCACCGTTGCCGTGCGGCCCGCCAAAAAGAGAACGTTCACAATAATGCTTGTCCGGGTGCCCGGCAGGGGTTAGCCTTTGCCCATGGGGTTTCTGATCGATCTGGCCTGC
The Sphingopyxis macrogoltabida genome window above contains:
- a CDS encoding GNAT family N-acetyltransferase, whose amino-acid sequence is MPDGLVIRPARAEDAEAIDVVIRAAFAETEFGHQGEADLVRMVGEDGDTLVSLVAESGGAIIGHVLFSRMDVDADGAALSAAGLAPVSVAPAFQRQGIGDALIRAGLEVLRAQGVTISFVLGHEAYYPRFGYSTDLAARFASPFAGPHFMAMMLDSDAAWPLGGRADYAPAFGRMG
- a CDS encoding SDR family oxidoreductase; translation: MTGLMKGKRGLIMGLANDKSLAWGIAKALHGAGAELAISYQGEVMEKRVKPLADQLGCDFLIDCDVADMDNLDAAFATLAARWPTIDFVVHAIGYTNKEALRGHYADVTLEDFLMTMNISVYSFTAVAKRAAAMITPLDPETGEGGGSLLTLSYYGAEKVIPHYNVMGVAKSALETSVKYLANDYGPQGVRVNAISAGPIKTLAASGIGDFRLILKWNEHNAPLRRNVTIDDVGGSALYLLSDLSAGVTGETHHVDAGYHTVGMKQEDAPDIALA
- a CDS encoding YihY/virulence factor BrkB family protein gives rise to the protein MAEPAEKKIVAALEREIAEEVGKEFLAEGHSPHSPEARAERAKRVKLRARAEGLIHRGRETLGPGTRIFRVARRVVVGTYTDGFIHAGNLAYLALIALFPFFILLAAALSIFGGSSGGEAAIEAVFSTMPPSVAKALSGPIREVMTARTGIFLWLGALVALWTVGSLIETVRDILRRAYGTHFSKGFFHYRLLSIGIITGAVVLMLLSFSMQVLIVGVEQFVTRVLPERFQSVGIVLISRGVSGFGLFLAIYMLFYSLTPSKYRRLKNCPKWPGALFTTLWWIAVTLALPPLLASLLSYDATYGSLAGVMIALFFFYLVGLGMVMGAELNAALVEVEDLGHDAIGRVDDIIIEAKKAGEEE
- a CDS encoding DnaJ C-terminal domain-containing protein codes for the protein MADPYSTLGVAKSASEAEIKSAYRKLAKELHPDKNKDNPKASEKFSDVTRAYDLLSDKTKRAQFDRGEIDADGNPAMPFGYGGGGGFRGDPRGQQGGFGGFGNDGADFGDIFEGLFGGRGGGGGGGPFGGFGGRGAAPPKGANVAYRLSVSFIDAATQAPQRITLADGGTIDLKLPAGVETGTQMRLAGKGQPGPGGNGDGIVTITVKDHPFFVREGANIRLDLPVTLGEAVNGAKVKVPTVDGPVMLSIPAGSTSGKVMRLKGKGFSQKSGGRGDQLVRLMVDLPADDAALVKLVSEWTDPRPVRAELGV
- the pdxH gene encoding pyridoxamine 5'-phosphate oxidase, with amino-acid sequence MTTDPFALFDNWYAEARASEPNDANAMALATTTADGRPSLRMVLLKGHGPDGFVFYTNLDSRKGGELAANPHVALLFHWKSLRRQIRIEGPVGPVDDATADAYFATRGRDSQLGAWASDQSRPLDNRETFEARFADMEARFAGQDVPRPPRWSGWRVTPERIEFWQDRAHRLHERTLFVREGTGWTKGMLYP
- a CDS encoding PhzF family phenazine biosynthesis protein: MSASRPLPITRVDAFADRPFAGNPAAVMPLDEWLDDAVLQAIAAENNLAETAFLIPDESGDADYELRWFTPGVEVALCGHATLASGHVLLSAAPWRNEMVFRTRKAGLLRVARNGEDEGYKMALPAYPPAPKAMPDIVRAMGGDVLETLWHDGGYALIVYPNAASVRALEPDLRALKAGGDILYIATAPGTGDASGAVVVSRAFAPGAGIDEDPVTGSAHSVLTPYWSTRLRRDSFAAYQASARGGHVGCRMDGEQVELTGNCVTTLVGDFLL